The proteins below come from a single Halostagnicola larsenii XH-48 genomic window:
- a CDS encoding DUF389 domain-containing protein, whose amino-acid sequence MRLIELLVPEGKRERTLTFLEDEGIDYVRTDERGSQGDIVEFPVPTQAVDRILEHLREEIGIDEEFIVISSIETARTPRIDDLEDRFVNGGEADDSISRDEIRTRALNLTPSRVTYYTMTILSAVVATAGLLLDSPAIVVGSMVIAPQVSAALTGTVGLVINDRKMIGTGISSLLLGLGVAVVSSFVVAWIVRTTGIVPSIVDIGAISQVQQRASPGVLGLVVGIAAGAAGAFGLATAIPVSLVGVMIAVALIPAAAAVGVGLAWGSASIALGAVVLVVVNAMSILLSGLVVFWYLGYRPRDWTSGAVRENLTFQRVGTVVLVVVVLVAVLASGGFALSQHLSFQDAVSEEVQGVLEEDDDLADLELVSIQTEFDDHGTVDEQTEVTIEIHRSADRTYPGLAERFETRISDRADKDVVVTVEFVDRQTSDRS is encoded by the coding sequence ATGCGATTGATCGAGCTGCTCGTTCCCGAGGGGAAACGCGAGCGGACGCTCACCTTCCTCGAGGACGAGGGCATCGACTACGTTCGAACCGACGAACGCGGATCTCAGGGGGATATCGTCGAGTTTCCGGTTCCGACGCAGGCGGTCGATCGGATTCTCGAGCACCTGCGCGAGGAGATCGGTATCGACGAGGAGTTCATCGTCATCTCGTCGATAGAAACCGCCCGAACGCCGAGGATCGACGACCTCGAAGATCGGTTCGTCAACGGCGGCGAGGCCGACGACAGCATCTCTCGAGACGAGATCCGAACGCGTGCGCTCAACCTCACGCCGAGTCGGGTCACCTACTACACCATGACGATCTTGAGCGCCGTCGTCGCGACGGCCGGACTGTTGCTCGACTCACCGGCGATCGTCGTCGGCTCGATGGTGATCGCACCGCAGGTGAGCGCGGCGCTTACCGGGACGGTCGGGCTCGTGATCAACGACCGAAAGATGATCGGTACCGGGATCAGCTCGCTGTTGCTCGGGTTAGGCGTCGCGGTCGTCAGCTCGTTCGTCGTCGCCTGGATCGTCAGAACCACCGGAATCGTCCCCTCGATCGTCGATATCGGGGCGATTTCGCAGGTTCAACAGCGCGCGTCGCCCGGCGTGCTCGGACTGGTAGTCGGGATCGCTGCGGGCGCTGCGGGGGCGTTCGGTCTCGCGACGGCCATCCCCGTCTCGCTGGTGGGCGTGATGATCGCCGTGGCACTGATTCCGGCAGCTGCGGCAGTCGGTGTCGGCCTCGCGTGGGGTTCTGCGAGTATCGCACTCGGAGCGGTCGTACTCGTCGTCGTCAACGCGATGTCGATCTTGCTCTCGGGGCTCGTGGTCTTCTGGTACCTCGGCTACCGACCGCGCGATTGGACGTCCGGAGCCGTTCGAGAGAACCTCACGTTCCAACGGGTCGGGACGGTCGTACTCGTCGTGGTCGTGCTCGTGGCCGTCCTCGCCTCCGGCGGATTCGCGCTCTCACAGCACCTATCCTTTCAGGACGCCGTCAGCGAGGAGGTTCAGGGCGTCCTCGAGGAAGACGACGACCTCGCGGATCTCGAACTCGTCTCGATCCAGACCGAGTTCGACGACCACGGAACCGTCGACGAGCAGACCGAAGTCACGATCGAAATCCATCGCAGCGCCGATCGGACCTATCCGGGGCTGGCCGAAAGGTTCGAAACGCGGATTTCGGACCGGGCCGACAAGGACGTCGTCGTGACCGTGGAGTTCGTCGACCGCCAGACCAGCGACCGGTCTTGA
- a CDS encoding DUF357 domain-containing protein encodes MAADLEEKTDRYGELLTEALSEATVAPPEGTPMADAAAECYEMADSYLADGTHFREQGDLVNALASFSYGHAWLDAGARVGLFDVPTDGHLFTV; translated from the coding sequence ATGGCCGCAGATCTCGAGGAAAAGACGGACCGATATGGTGAATTACTGACAGAAGCGCTCTCGGAAGCGACCGTCGCGCCGCCCGAGGGAACCCCGATGGCCGACGCCGCGGCCGAGTGCTACGAGATGGCCGACTCCTATCTCGCGGACGGAACTCACTTCCGCGAGCAGGGGGACCTCGTGAACGCGCTGGCGTCGTTTTCCTACGGCCACGCGTGGCTCGACGCCGGCGCTCGAGTCGGTCTGTTCGACGTTCCGACGGACGGCCACCTTTTTACCGTTTGA
- a CDS encoding UPF0058 family protein, with protein MKKQELIHLHGLLAEVSNQCAAWEDCQINLDEYESLGIRPTSIHKSKTDHKAAVFAIAGGITYNMREEEEQEAVAATAD; from the coding sequence ATGAAGAAACAGGAGCTCATTCACCTTCACGGCCTTCTTGCCGAAGTATCGAACCAGTGTGCTGCATGGGAAGACTGTCAGATTAACCTCGACGAATACGAGTCGTTGGGTATTCGGCCGACATCAATCCACAAATCGAAAACAGACCACAAAGCCGCCGTTTTTGCGATTGCTGGGGGAATCACGTACAATATGCGTGAGGAAGAAGAACAGGAAGCAGTCGCCGCTACCGCCGACTGA
- a CDS encoding HalOD1 output domain-containing protein, producing the protein MTDLESSLAVRIVRTLEAHGLAWDEYRLADAFDPDALERLVRSADPVEVRLEVRGFELVVTDDEIRVLEE; encoded by the coding sequence ATGACCGACCTCGAGTCCAGTCTCGCCGTCCGAATCGTCCGCACGCTCGAGGCCCACGGCCTCGCCTGGGACGAGTACCGACTCGCCGACGCGTTCGATCCCGACGCCCTCGAGCGGCTGGTGCGCTCTGCGGACCCGGTGGAAGTCCGACTCGAGGTCCGGGGGTTCGAACTGGTCGTCACCGACGACGAAATTCGGGTGCTCGAGGAATGA
- the grxC gene encoding glutaredoxin 3, which produces MSDEPRVEIYTKENCPYCEKAKDLLDAKGVEYETYNVTGDEERFEEMVERAEGRKTAPEVFIDDELIGGWDETSALDETGELDEKLGIETDSEVEHRPLIIAGTGIAGLTAAIYAGRGDNDPLVIEGDEPGGQLTLTTDVANYPGFPEGIGGPELVNNMKAQAKQFGAELKNGIIADVDASSRPFRVELTNGDVYTADAVIAASGASARTLGIPGEEELMGYGLSTCATCDGAFFRGEDMLVVGGGDAAMEEASFLTKFADTVYIAHRREEFRAEQYWVDRVHEQVDDGDIEIMTNTELLEIHGSQEAGVDHVTLAQNDEGYPSENLEDPDTEQFDFDVGAVFFAIGHTPNTDYLEGTGVELDADGYLKTQAGDGAGQTETAVPGIFGAGDVVDYHYQQAVTAAGMGSKAALDADEYLDDLERTTATGDLEAAAADD; this is translated from the coding sequence ATGAGCGACGAGCCTCGAGTCGAGATTTACACCAAGGAGAACTGCCCGTATTGTGAGAAGGCAAAGGACCTCCTCGACGCGAAAGGTGTCGAGTACGAAACGTACAACGTCACCGGCGACGAGGAGCGCTTCGAGGAGATGGTAGAGCGCGCCGAGGGCCGCAAAACGGCCCCCGAAGTGTTCATCGACGACGAACTCATCGGCGGCTGGGACGAGACCAGCGCGCTCGACGAGACCGGCGAACTCGACGAAAAGCTGGGGATCGAAACCGACAGCGAGGTCGAACACCGCCCCCTGATCATCGCGGGGACGGGCATCGCCGGCCTGACCGCGGCGATCTACGCTGGTCGGGGCGACAACGACCCGCTAGTCATCGAGGGCGACGAACCCGGCGGCCAGCTGACGCTCACCACCGATGTCGCGAACTACCCGGGCTTCCCCGAGGGCATCGGCGGTCCCGAGCTGGTCAACAACATGAAAGCACAGGCCAAACAGTTCGGTGCCGAGCTCAAAAACGGTATCATCGCCGACGTCGACGCCTCGAGTCGCCCGTTCCGGGTGGAGTTGACCAACGGCGATGTATATACGGCAGACGCCGTCATCGCCGCCTCGGGGGCGAGCGCGCGTACGCTGGGGATCCCCGGCGAGGAAGAGTTGATGGGCTACGGCCTCTCGACGTGTGCGACCTGCGACGGCGCCTTTTTCCGCGGCGAAGACATGCTCGTCGTCGGCGGCGGCGACGCCGCCATGGAGGAAGCCTCCTTCCTCACCAAGTTCGCCGACACCGTCTACATCGCCCACCGCCGCGAGGAGTTCCGCGCCGAACAGTACTGGGTCGACCGCGTCCACGAACAGGTCGACGACGGCGACATCGAGATCATGACGAACACCGAACTCCTCGAGATCCACGGCTCGCAAGAGGCCGGCGTCGACCACGTCACCCTCGCCCAGAACGACGAGGGATATCCGAGTGAGAACCTCGAGGATCCCGACACCGAGCAGTTCGACTTCGACGTCGGTGCAGTCTTTTTCGCCATCGGCCACACCCCCAACACCGACTACCTCGAAGGCACGGGCGTGGAACTCGACGCCGACGGCTACCTCAAAACTCAGGCCGGCGACGGCGCCGGCCAGACCGAAACCGCCGTCCCCGGCATCTTCGGCGCCGGCGACGTCGTCGACTACCACTACCAACAGGCCGTCACCGCCGCCGGCATGGGTAGCAAAGCCGCCCTCGACGCCGACGAATACTTAGACGACCTCGAGCGAACCACCGCCACCGGCGACCTCGAAGCCGCGGCCGCCGACGACTAA
- a CDS encoding BGTF surface domain-containing protein, producing MTNETTYREKGRSLFLAAMLVMSVVAMSAAFAGGAAADASFNSDNYDDGPTFTDGTANDVWIGQQVTFDVGTDDTNGLEVYQGLNPDISEDSPVTTLRVSDGEATLDTSDLEADEPYTIDDGSADTWNEASFWALEEDVSAEFNDSTVSEDGNVNLDYESERDTQWVNITSSDLDAEDLSDLFDHNGNDETFYEGGEDTLHDDSDVLTVADLEQGFGALDANFSNVDVDEGDEIDFEFSNTDSQASDNASIEISDQNDEREFVDIDSPEEGEIGNITIDVGNTDEAAVSLGEHSENHVVNMTLSDFDTDNDEVVLEHNTYAAGGFDDTGGDESDAAAAGWTAHNATITEFSEITELDAADPLPAATWDLEIGADTNDAGTNDADFIDDSNDRGLFQIQERSAPSEAVLQTAPHADGVEDIDTYEDATVTETGTIAVDEGGDGDSLFVSVDDFGANGSIEAFDGSGDADNFGEELFAQGNISLNISEQQSSAVGGSDYWNSSVAHDGPDSDNNLPITGYTFNSDDYDDELIFEIDYQNAAGLDVDGQSYDVVFKISDDSPLADEDYSDEQEITFEEPDITLDEIEEMPASSESNATGTTNVAPGSEIQATADSPSEEGAFVKTDDPEVNADGTFDASFDLEGESLGSLFDITVEEPLAGEEDDLEDVQLVEDDGEDDNESDEEGLGVDTSVDDITVGDTAEFDVTVNNYEDANTTADLTLEIGGEEVDTGSVDIDAEGEASATLEASDLGAGDHSYTVTADDGDFNASDDGTLTVNEEGSGDDEGSSDDEGSSDDEGSSDDEGSSDDGDDGEDDGDSVPGFGVAVALVALLSAAMLALRKQD from the coding sequence ATGACGAACGAAACAACGTACCGCGAAAAGGGACGCTCACTGTTCCTTGCCGCAATGTTGGTCATGTCGGTTGTTGCGATGTCCGCAGCGTTTGCGGGCGGCGCAGCAGCAGACGCGTCGTTCAACAGCGACAATTACGACGATGGCCCAACATTTACAGACGGAACCGCTAACGACGTGTGGATTGGACAACAGGTTACTTTCGATGTAGGCACTGATGACACAAACGGACTTGAAGTTTATCAGGGTCTCAATCCAGACATCTCTGAAGATTCCCCGGTAACAACGCTTCGCGTCAGTGATGGCGAAGCAACCCTCGATACGTCAGATCTTGAGGCCGATGAGCCATACACGATTGATGATGGCTCTGCAGATACCTGGAACGAAGCAAGTTTCTGGGCCCTAGAAGAAGATGTCAGCGCTGAGTTCAACGATTCGACGGTCTCGGAAGACGGTAACGTTAACCTGGACTACGAGTCAGAACGTGACACTCAGTGGGTAAACATCACCTCGTCCGATCTTGACGCTGAAGATCTCAGTGATCTCTTCGATCACAACGGGAATGATGAGACGTTCTACGAGGGTGGCGAAGACACCCTTCACGATGATAGTGATGTCCTCACAGTCGCTGACCTCGAGCAAGGCTTCGGCGCGCTGGACGCAAACTTCAGTAACGTCGATGTTGATGAGGGTGACGAGATAGACTTCGAGTTCTCGAACACTGACTCGCAAGCCTCGGACAACGCATCCATCGAAATTAGTGACCAGAACGACGAACGCGAGTTCGTCGATATCGATAGCCCAGAAGAGGGTGAAATCGGTAACATCACTATTGACGTCGGTAACACTGACGAGGCGGCTGTCTCGCTCGGTGAGCACAGCGAAAACCACGTTGTGAACATGACGCTGAGCGACTTCGACACCGACAACGACGAAGTTGTTCTCGAGCACAACACCTACGCTGCAGGTGGCTTTGACGACACTGGTGGAGACGAGTCCGATGCCGCGGCTGCAGGCTGGACGGCACACAACGCAACCATCACTGAGTTCTCCGAAATCACTGAACTCGATGCCGCAGACCCACTCCCAGCAGCAACGTGGGACCTCGAAATTGGCGCTGACACCAACGACGCCGGAACTAACGACGCCGACTTCATCGATGACAGTAACGACCGCGGACTGTTCCAGATTCAGGAACGCTCTGCACCAAGCGAAGCAGTGCTCCAGACCGCTCCGCACGCGGATGGAGTTGAAGACATTGACACCTACGAAGACGCAACCGTAACTGAAACTGGCACCATCGCAGTCGATGAAGGTGGCGACGGCGACTCGCTGTTTGTCTCCGTTGACGACTTCGGCGCAAACGGTTCGATCGAAGCATTCGACGGCAGCGGAGACGCTGATAACTTCGGTGAAGAACTCTTCGCACAGGGCAACATCTCGCTCAACATCAGTGAGCAGCAGTCCAGTGCCGTCGGCGGCTCCGACTACTGGAACTCTAGCGTTGCTCACGATGGACCGGACTCGGACAACAACCTCCCAATCACGGGATACACGTTCAACAGTGACGATTACGACGACGAACTGATCTTCGAGATCGACTACCAGAACGCGGCTGGTCTCGATGTTGATGGTCAGTCCTACGATGTTGTCTTCAAGATCAGCGACGACAGTCCGCTCGCTGACGAAGACTACTCGGATGAACAGGAGATCACGTTCGAAGAGCCAGACATCACCCTCGACGAAATCGAGGAGATGCCCGCAAGCAGCGAATCGAACGCAACGGGTACGACGAACGTTGCCCCTGGCTCGGAGATCCAGGCAACTGCTGACTCGCCAAGCGAGGAAGGCGCATTCGTCAAGACCGATGACCCAGAAGTCAACGCTGACGGCACCTTCGATGCGTCCTTCGACCTCGAAGGCGAATCTCTTGGCTCGCTCTTCGACATCACCGTTGAAGAACCACTCGCAGGCGAAGAAGATGACCTCGAAGACGTCCAACTCGTCGAAGACGATGGTGAAGACGACAACGAGTCCGACGAAGAAGGACTCGGCGTCGACACCAGTGTTGACGACATCACCGTCGGCGACACCGCCGAATTCGACGTGACCGTCAACAACTACGAAGACGCAAACACCACCGCCGACCTCACGCTCGAGATCGGTGGTGAAGAGGTCGACACCGGCTCCGTCGATATCGACGCTGAGGGCGAAGCATCCGCAACGCTCGAAGCTTCGGATCTCGGCGCTGGTGACCACAGCTACACCGTCACCGCCGACGACGGCGACTTCAACGCCTCCGACGACGGTACGCTGACCGTCAACGAAGAGGGCTCCGGTGACGATGAAGGCTCCTCTGACGACGAGGGCTCCTCCGATGACGAAGGATCCTCCGATGATGAAGGATCCTCCGATGACGGAGACGACGGCGAAGACGACGGTGACTCCGTGCCCGGCTTCGGTGTCGCTGTCGCACTCGTCGCTCTGCTCAGTGCCGCAATGCTCGCACTGCGCAAGCAGGACTAA
- a CDS encoding PGF-CTERM sorting domain-containing protein has translation MNGRATILVTLTMAMLVCSSVAVGAAATSSDASIATVQDGTVDDGESTPSDADANESDDGNATADDDSSGATDDTGGTADDAGDDEASGTDSDAADGTNSSESDGGTDAGTGTDASNESGTGTDAGADDSMETGNESGDDAAADNESGGDDSLGDDTGASGDSAGDDGDDGASDEEGGDSIPGFGVAVALVAVLGAALVATRTQR, from the coding sequence ATGAACGGACGCGCTACGATACTGGTCACGCTGACCATGGCGATGCTCGTCTGCTCGAGCGTCGCGGTTGGCGCGGCTGCAACGTCGTCAGACGCGAGTATCGCAACGGTTCAGGATGGCACGGTGGACGACGGCGAATCGACGCCTTCGGACGCCGACGCGAACGAATCCGACGACGGCAACGCGACAGCCGATGACGACTCGAGTGGGGCGACCGACGACACTGGCGGGACGGCAGACGATGCGGGCGATGACGAAGCCAGTGGCACCGATAGCGACGCCGCCGATGGGACGAACTCCTCTGAGTCCGACGGCGGCACGGATGCTGGCACCGGTACGGACGCCAGCAACGAATCCGGCACCGGAACGGATGCCGGCGCGGACGATAGCATGGAGACAGGGAACGAAAGCGGCGACGACGCGGCCGCCGACAACGAATCCGGCGGTGACGACAGCCTGGGCGACGACACCGGCGCAAGCGGTGACAGCGCAGGCGACGATGGCGATGACGGCGCGTCGGATGAGGAAGGTGGCGACTCGATACCCGGCTTCGGCGTCGCCGTCGCGCTCGTTGCAGTCCTCGGCGCGGCACTGGTCGCAACCCGAACGCAGCGCTGA
- a CDS encoding transcription initiation factor IIB, with product MTDTTIRTYSRESETEEETSTNADEQERCPECGGRVVSDAEHAETVCEDCGLVVEEDEIDRGPEWRAFDAAEKDEKSRVGAPTTNMMHDQGLSTNIGWQDKDAYGNSLSSRQRQKMQRLRTWNERFRTRDSKERNLKQALGEIDRMASAIGLPENVRETASVIYRRALEEDLLPGRSIEGVATASLYAAARQAGTPRSLDEISAVSRVDKMELTRTYRYIIRELGLEVQPADPEQYVPRFASGLDLSEETERMARELLDAAREEGVHSGKSPVGLAAASVYAAALLTNEKVTQNEVSEVANISEVTIRNRYKELLEASDTATPA from the coding sequence ATGACTGATACAACGATTCGAACGTACTCACGCGAAAGTGAGACAGAAGAGGAAACGAGTACAAACGCCGATGAGCAAGAGCGCTGTCCGGAGTGTGGTGGACGGGTCGTCTCCGATGCGGAACACGCCGAGACGGTCTGTGAGGACTGTGGCCTCGTCGTCGAAGAGGACGAGATCGACCGCGGTCCGGAGTGGCGCGCGTTCGACGCCGCCGAGAAAGACGAGAAGTCCCGCGTCGGCGCGCCGACCACGAACATGATGCACGACCAGGGCCTGTCGACGAACATCGGCTGGCAGGACAAAGACGCCTACGGCAACTCCCTGAGCTCTCGCCAGCGTCAGAAGATGCAGCGCCTGCGCACGTGGAACGAGCGCTTCCGAACGCGAGACTCCAAGGAGCGAAACCTAAAGCAGGCGCTCGGCGAGATCGATCGGATGGCGAGTGCGATCGGCCTCCCCGAGAACGTCCGCGAGACGGCGTCGGTCATCTACCGCCGCGCGTTAGAGGAGGACCTCCTCCCCGGACGCTCGATCGAGGGCGTCGCGACCGCCTCGCTGTACGCGGCCGCTCGACAGGCCGGAACGCCGCGAAGCCTCGACGAGATCTCGGCGGTCAGCCGCGTCGACAAGATGGAGTTAACCCGGACCTACCGCTACATCATCCGGGAACTCGGACTGGAAGTCCAGCCGGCGGATCCAGAACAGTACGTTCCCCGATTTGCCAGCGGACTCGACCTCTCCGAGGAGACCGAGCGAATGGCTCGAGAACTCCTCGATGCCGCCCGCGAGGAAGGCGTCCACAGCGGCAAATCGCCCGTCGGACTCGCCGCGGCGTCGGTCTACGCCGCCGCACTGTTGACTAACGAGAAGGTCACCCAGAACGAGGTCAGCGAAGTGGCGAACATCTCGGAAGTAACGATTCGAAACCGCTACAAGGAACTGCTTGAAGCCTCGGATACGGCGACGCCGGCCTAA
- a CDS encoding DUF7836 family putative zinc-binding protein → MDETSIQLLCPECTKDWQRPPTDLPESTELFHCPNCHASRLTSEFTRTDRDLRTLKQLG, encoded by the coding sequence ATGGACGAGACGTCGATCCAATTGTTGTGTCCCGAGTGTACGAAAGATTGGCAGCGACCTCCGACCGACCTACCCGAATCCACGGAACTCTTTCATTGCCCGAACTGTCACGCCTCGAGGTTGACATCGGAGTTCACCAGAACGGATCGAGATCTCCGAACGCTCAAACAACTCGGTTAA